In the Triticum aestivum cultivar Chinese Spring chromosome 2B, IWGSC CS RefSeq v2.1, whole genome shotgun sequence genome, CAGAGTTAGCGGCACAGTTGGCAGCGCAGTACCAGAATCATCAAACTGCTCCAGTTCAACCAGCGGCATCAGTTGAACGTGGTTTGGCTTTTAGCTCTTGGGGAGTGCCGTGCCTCACCccggctctgcgtaatgtgcggctgcccaaggatttcaagggtccgcgtaaggtgcctaattataccgctgatcaaccccctgaggcgtgggttgaaagttatgagatggcaatggagatgttggatgtggatgaagcggcgtgtgcaaaatacttcaccatgatgttagacggGACGGCTCGCACCTAGCTAAAGAGCCTgcctattaattcaattagtttatGGGACGAGTTGAAGGCCCGATTTATAgcgaacttcaaggatacatgcaaacaacccatgtccattgtggatctggctgcttgtgttcaaggagagaacgaatcaacaactcattgggtgcgccgcctgcattcgtcggaccgcatcaatgctgatacgGCGATCGTAACATTGGAGGGTAATTGCCGGTTTAAATCGCTGAAggtgaagttgggacggctcaagcgccactgcaacaaTATGGGAACACTCGTGGCAGCTCTAGTtaagtatgttgattctgataataccaaggatcccgattctgacgaagagaagccggagaagggaaagaagaatgccggtacaaaaggacagcataaccaggcgagccacgggaacaatggtaagcgtaaagcggacgattcggattttgtggctaacaccaacgtgcAGGGCAATGCGCAGCGTCGTAAAGGTAAACTGCCCCAGCGTggtggaggcatgaatctggagcgcctgttaaaccagccctgcccaaagcacgggacgaaggaggttccggccacgcacctctggaaagattgtttcattatgagggaattcaaaaactttgatctattctggtatgatcagggtccatctggcGGTTTAGGTCCAGGGTCtcacgggccgggttatggtggaggcggtTCAAATTCAGGATTTTAGGGTAATCAGGGTAACCACAACAACCAAGGTGGTCAAAACCAGCAgaacaatcaggggaatcagcggcaatcaggttatcagagtcacccgaagcagttgaatggtgggcagtatcatgtttttaccactagcttgtgcaagcgcgatcagaagcttcacaagagggcagtcaacACTGTTGAGCCGGTAGTACCCCGTTACTTacgttggtctgagcagcccatcgtgtggagcagagaagatcatccaccccgggttgataatccgggtcatctggctttagtggtggcacctcaggtggagggttataagttcaccaaggtactcatggatggagggagcagcatcaacattctgtattatgaaaccttccgtcgcatgggattgacagataagaatcttaaaccgtcaaacactgtttttcacggtgtggtactaGGTAAATCAGCATATCcggttggcaagatagctttggaggttgtatttggtgatgagcatgattccagatcagaaaccttgacctttgaggtggtgaaaatccagagcccgtatcacgccctgtttggacggccggcctacgcaaaattcatggcaaggccctgttatgtttatttgcagctcaaaatgtcgggtcataagggaaccatcacagtgcacgggagtcgtaagatcgctttggactgtgaagagggggatgcggcctatgctgaatcggtttgcgcagcggaagagttgaagttctataaggataatgttgatccggcagatatgactacTCTGACGGCGAAGATGAGGACACTTAGGGCAGCGCGCCCCCTCGTAGTTTAGTTTTATTTAATGTTTTACTTAATGTAAAAGTGGACTCGTGGACTCTCGCCGGCTTTTGTGGCTGACATTAATGTTTAATTACCGTTTTTATTTTCCAAAAATGTTGCCGGCAATGTTTTTTTTCACGCGAGCACAAAAATGGGTCGGGCCAGCGTTGGGCGCAAGCGCCGACCCAAACGCAAAAGCGGACATGGGTGTCCGCTGGGCCGACTTAAACGGACAAAATcgccgtccatttgggtcggcgcgttggagttgctctaagaaaaaaagttcatcgattgaAGAATCAAACACCATCCTAGTCCTAGGGAAAAAAACCTACCTATTAGAATCCTCCAAATTCCTTTGCAAATCCTTTGTATCAAAGTGGCCCTAAATTGAAGGATGGGCAACACCAAATCTGAATCCTACACTCCCTCCAAAACAAACGCCCACCCGCCGCCTGATGGCTTCTGGATTTTGGCACAGCTGTTTACACATGAAAAGCAAGCAGCCTTTCACCGGAGCAGTTGCTCGAAGTGGCTACCAGAAAAAAGCAGTCCTCTCTGAACCCCTGTACTCCTGTAGCTGTACAGCAAAAAAGCCTTTCTCCTCTCTGGAGACCAGTTTGACCAGGAAGACGAGAGCCCCTCCCCGCTTGTCCTTGACCAACCCGAACACAGGACGCGTGTCTCTCACAGGGAGCGGCCAAGAGTAGCAAGGCGCATCCTTGTTGCAAGAACCAAGAAGGCAGGGAGGCGGACAGAGAGCTGCTCAGCCGCGTGGGTGTTGCTTGGTAAATCTCCTTCCTTTTCTTGTGTTTTTCGAGGATCTGAGGAGCTCGTTTCCTTCCAATCTTCTCACCCTATTGCGGCTCCTTTCTTCAGAGAAATGCTCCGGCGCTAAGAAGAAAGACAAGTGCCTCAGCCCTCGATTGCTTGGTGATTTTTCTTGCACCTTCTCTTTCTCTTGTTTCTTGAAGAGATCTGCCTTGTTTCCTTTCCATCCTCACACCCAAATGCGTCTCCTTTGCTTTAAGAAGAAAGACTAGTACGTACTGAGGGGAAAAAGCTCCTTTCTGCAGAGATTTCTCCTTCTTTCCCGAATCCCGACGTTTCCTGCGCCGAAAGAGCGAGGATGGCCAGCGACGAGGAGACCAGCCGCGTGGTTCGCGCACTCGTGGAGAAGCACCTCGAGTCCGTGGTGAGCCTGAGGGCCTTCAAGGAGCCCTCCGAACCACAGCTGGGAGACGAGGGGAACCAGGACAGCGGCGAGGAGCTCatgggagaggagggggaggaggaggagagcagcGCCCCCCAAAAAGAGGCCCTGACGCCGGTGTGCTATGGCACCGGAAGCATCATCCACTCCTGCGACCGATTCGCCCTGGTGTTCTCCGTCGCCCACACCTTCGCCCCGTTCCGTTCGAGGCAACCTGGGGCGCTGGTCGACGAGGACACCACGCTCCTCGTCGAGTTCTCGGATGGGCAGATCCGTCCCGGCCATTTTCGAGCCATAGGATGGAGCCATGACATGTCACTCATCATGGTGCTCACCAACACAAGGTACCGGCCAGTCAAATTCATCCACCACAGCTGCCCTGCCATGGGGTTCTCCGCTCATGAACGGGAGGCGCGTGTGTACACCATCTGCACCTACACTATAAGAGGAcatgattttgtgtgtgtgtgtgtgtgtgtgtgtgtgtgtgtttagctCACACCAAAACATATGTTATCATGAAAGTTTGCTCACATGTAGTGTACACCTCTAAATAATTGTGTGTTATTTATGTTTTCTTAGAACTTAAAAATATGGTTTTCAAAAATTTCAATGTTTTTATGTAGATAGTATTTGCATTATACCAGCTCATGTCAATGTTGATGCGAGAAAAAAAACGTTAGTGTATAAAGTTTCTGGTCTGTTTGCATGGGTAAACTTTCAGAGGCTAGGGATGATACTTCACTACTGAAACCAGTATGCTGCTTAGTAACGATACTTAGCCAGAGCATTTCTAGCCCTTCCCCCAGAGCTACAGTGGAAGTGCTAGGTGGGGATTATTTCCCTTGACGACTTTTTAAAGGGTATTAAAGGATTATAGGGGAACGAATATCTTATTTCAAGTTAGGCGGCACTACATATTGTTTTATATTATATCACACATTTTTTTTCATGCGTGTAAATTTAGATGGGTCGATGT is a window encoding:
- the LOC123042532 gene encoding uncharacterized protein — its product is MASDEETSRVVRALVEKHLESVVSLRAFKEPSEPQLGDEGNQDSGEELMGEEGEEEESSAPQKEALTPVCYGTGSIIHSCDRFALVFSVAHTFAPFRSRQPGALVDEDTTLLVEFSDGQIRPGHFRAIGWSHDMSLIMVLTNTRYRPVKFIHHSCPAMGFSAHEREARVYTICTYTIRGHDFVCVCVCVCVCV